The genome window GATAGCCCTCCTCGACCAAGACCGACTGGACGAGCGCTAAGATCGTGGGATCATCATCCACCACGGCGATCACTGCTGGTGCCATAGCATCCTCACCAAGGTACGCTTGCCACGCGCGTCGTGCAGAGTCTATGCCATGACCGTCACGCGCTCTGTGCTGCATCGGCTCCAGTCAAACTGGGCTGCTTGGATCAGTCCATCGGCATCCCGCATGCAGCCGCCGGGATCGTCCGCGCGATCCCGGTCCTGGGAAAGGACTATGGATGATGTCTCAGATGGTGTCGCGTTCCTGCATGGAGGAGCTTAAGAAACCGCTCCCTTGCCGGGAACCGCTGATCCCATCGGACGCTCGGCCCCTCATACACGCCGTGTCGAGATCCGTGGCACCGGCTGCCTCCCACACCACGCCCCGACCTACCCCGGCCGGTCCGGTGCGTACCGCAGGAGCACGACGCCCGAGGGCAAGGCGCGGGACTCAAGCAGCCGCAAATTAAGCCGCACCCCCTCAGGAAAGACTTTCTTGCCGCTACCCAGCGCAACCGGATAGACCATCAGGCTGTACTCGTCGACGAGATCGTGCCGTGCCAGGGTATGCACCAGCACGCTACTGCCGTCGATAAGGATGTTCTTCCCAGGCTGCTCCTTGAGCGCGCGCACCGCCTCGACCACGTTGCTGGTGATCAGGGTTGAGTTCCGCCAGGCTGAGGCCGTGGTCAAGGTGCTGGATACCACGTACTTCGGTATCGCGTTCATCACGTCGCCAAAGGGATCTCCGGCGGCCATCGGTTCAAAGGCGCCGCCGTGAATCTGCCAGGTCTTGCGTCCCAGGAGGAGCGCGTCGGCCTGGCTGATGGACTCGAAGAAGTGCGCGCCAATGTCGTCGTGCCAGTACGGCCACGTCCACCCGCCGTGAGCAAAGCCGCCCTCCGTATCTTCGTCCGCACCCCCTGGCGCCT of Herpetosiphonaceae bacterium contains these proteins:
- a CDS encoding dihydrofolate reductase family protein, whose translation is MRKLVVAEFVTLDGVMQAPGGADEDTEGGFAHGGWTWPYWHDDIGAHFFESISQADALLLGRKTWQIHGGAFEPMAAGDPFGDVMNAIPKYVVSSTLTTASAWRNSTLITSNVVEAVRALKEQPGKNILIDGSSVLVHTLARHDLVDEYSLMVYPVALGSGKKVFPEGVRLNLRLLESRALPSGVVLLRYAPDRPG